The following are encoded in a window of Manihot esculenta cultivar AM560-2 chromosome 8, M.esculenta_v8, whole genome shotgun sequence genomic DNA:
- the LOC110621473 gene encoding uncharacterized protein LOC110621473: MVLSWIVALVSESALPQIIGAETASVAWDKLISIYAKASKSKICDLKNQLVTLCHGSNSIETYVQKAKGLADRMILLSLLRVVLNGNCRLMMLLSSLRLHILGNLCPSVGESEVEGSVDVVDGFGGYGGYSYSRSSGYPQSFSPENRGILGPSPNSSNNTQSALLDGNSTTCFNCGSHGHVSHDLETRATLFKGLSKNGLYPFPVELPSRSVIQANSTSLCTWHARLNHTSLSTVRRLVSSRIIDSSNKSSSTLCQACVTSKIHKVEKLFDHSIKQFQADWGGRALLFHANVPQSFWTYAFDTVLFVLSLVTPLLVFSFQIADDVCVVCPPPPDISLTITAPIFPTATNTVPISPLPTTMPPSFASSPLTTTPGLANQVDTIDPPSPSVPPAISASPPAPRAPSRTHPMVTRAQTDSLKAKRFASYSTSVPASSNSTCYTQAMKHPKWHTAITAEYNALIKNGTWRLVPPYKASNTVGCKWVFKMKTNADGSVECHKARLVAKGYHQRPDIDFDDTFSLIVKPTTVHLLLSLAVC; this comes from the exons ATGGTACTTAGTTGGATTGTGGCTTTGGTTTCTGAGAGTGCCTTGCCACAGATCATTGGCGCCGAGACAGCTAGTGTAGCTTGGGATAAACTAATTTCGATATATGCTAAGGCATCGAAATCAAAGATTTGTGATTTGAAAAATCAATTAGTGACTCTTTGTCATGGATCAAATTcaattgaaacttatgttcaaaAAGCAAAAGGACTCGCTGATAGGATGATTTTGTTGAGTTTATTAAGGGTGGTCTTG AACGGCAATTGCAGATTGATGATGCTGCTGTCATCTCTCCGACTGCACATTTTGGGCAATCTCTGCCCTAGCGTGGGTGAGTCCGAGGTAGAGGGCAGCGTGGATGTGGTGGACGGGTTCGGTGGGTATGGTGGTTATTCATACTCTCGATCTAGTGGTTATCCACAATCCTTTTCTCCTGAAAATCGTGGCATCCTCGGACCTTCTCCAAATTCATCTAACAACACACAATCAGCCCTTTTGGATGGCAATTCCACTACTTGTTTCAATTGTGGCAGTCATGGCCATGTCTCTCAC GATTTGGAAACGAGAGCAACGCTATTCAAAGGCTTGAGTAAGAACGGTCTGTATCCCTTCCCGGTGGAGTTGCCATCACGGTCTGTCATTCAAGCAAATTCAACCTCTTTGTGTACTTGGCATGCCCGCCTCAATCATACTTCATTATCTACTGTTCGTCGTTTAGTTTCATCTCGTATTATTGATTCTTCGAATAAGTCTAGTAGCACATTGTGTCAGGCTTGTGTTACAAGTAAAATTCATAAG GTTGAGAAATTATTTGACCATTCTATTAAACAATTTCAAGCAGATTGGGGAG GCCGTGCTCTTCTATTTCATGCTAATGTTCCCCAATCCTTTTGGACATATGCCTTTGATACAGTG TTATTTGTGTTATCCTTGGTTACGCCGCTCCTT GTGTTCTCTTTTCAAATAGCTGATGATGTGTGTGTTGtctgtcctccaccaccagACATATCTCTCACTATCACAGCTCCCATTTTCCCGACAGCGACCAACACCGTGCCTATTTCTCCCTTACCAACTACCATGCCACCATCTTTCGCCTCTTCACCTCTAACTACTACACCTGGTCTTGCAAATCAAGTTGATACTATTGATCCTCCTTCTCCATCAGTGCCACCTGCAATCAGCGCGTCGCCCCCTGCTCCACGGGCACCTAGCAGAACTCATCCCATGGTTACTCGAGCACAAACAGATTCTCTTAAGGCAAAACGTTTTGCATCTTATTCTACTTCCGTACCTGCTAGTTCTAACTCGACATGTTATACTCAAGCTATGAAACACCCTAAATGGCATACTGCCATAACTGCAGAATATAATGCTTTGATAAAAAACGGCACCTGGCGACTGGTCCCTCCATATAAAGCAAGCAATACTGTCGggtgtaaatgggtgtttaaGATGAAGACCAATGCTGATGGCTCGGTTGAATGTCATAAGGCTCGgctagtggccaaaggttatcaTCAACGTCCGGACATTGACTTTGATGATACCTTCAGTCTGATTGTGAAACCCACCACAGTCCATCTTCTCTTATCTCTGGCAGTCTGCTAA
- the LOC110620159 gene encoding uncharacterized protein LOC110620159: MSAGVCGKRVGFEEIFGSSSSSAKRSRCSGFRSPTRSSEFGSGSEDTVFSLLQMFPALDPELVKTVYRNHNNKIDDAIQTLMKFSFGDDAERNKSQSFESGAIGKCDAVPALSTTTCLQMSEEGVQSLKATKDYENAVDGPKWVDIFVQEMMNAADLEDARRRAAQILEAFERSITAQSRATELPEHASMKEHLQSLLNDNQILKRAVAIQHERNVEQEEKTREVQNLKLLLNQYQEQIRSLELNNYALKLHLQRAQQSSSISGFFNPDIC; this comes from the exons ATGTCAGCAGGGGTATGCGGGAAGAGGGTGGGATTTGAGGAAATCTTCGGATCCTCATCTTCTTCGGCTAAGAGATCCAGGTGTTCTGGTTTTCGGTCTCCCACCCGATCCTCTGAATTCGGGTCCGGATCCGAGGACACCGTATTTTCTTTGTTGCAAATGTTCCCTGCTTTGGATCCTGAG TTGGTAAAAACTGTTTACAGGAACCACAACAATAAGATTGATGATGCAATTCAGActttaatgaaattttcattTGGTGATGATGCTGAAAGAAATAAATCACAGAGCTTTGAGTCTGGTGCAATTGGAAAGTGTGATGCTGTTCCTGCTCTAAGCACTACTACTT GTCTTCAAATGTCAGAAGAAGGGGTTCAAAGTTTGAAAGCAACTAAAGATTATGAAAATGCTGTAGATGGCCCAAAGTGGGTGGATATATTTGTGCAGGAGATGATGAATGCAGCAGATCTGGAGGACGCTAGAAGACGTGCTGCTCAAATTTTAGAAGCTTTTGAAAGAAGTATAACTGCACAGTCCCGTGCAACAGAACTG CCAGAGCATGCTTCAATGAAGGAGCATCTTCAAAGTTTACTAAATGATAACCAAATCTTGAAGAGAGCTGTTGCCATCCAGCACGAACGTAATGTAGAACAAGAGGAAAAGACAAGGGAAGTGCAAAATTTAAAGCTTTTGTTAAATCAGTACCAAGAGCAAATCCGAAGTTTAGAG CTAAACAACTATGCCTTGAAACTCCATCTTCAAAGGGCACAACAAAGTAGCTCTATTTCGGGATTCTTTAATCCAGACATATGTTGA